The genomic segment CTGTATAATGTGCTAAGTACGCACCAAAAAAATCTAAAAATAAAACGCCAAAAACCACATACAACCACAAAGGCATTTCTGGGAACCAATTGATAATTCCAAAATTATTAGCCTTTACCCAATCAGCAGTTTTTAATAATAAAAAAGCCAAAGCAAAATTGATGATAATAGTCGTTAACGTAAAAAACAAGTTAGGAATTGCATGTTTCCACTTTTTATAATCGAATTTAAATAATGGAATTAAACCTTCCAATAACCAGAAAAAAGTAATTCCGCCAACCAAAATAATACTTCTATGAGAAGAAGGAATGGTTTCGAAATAATTAAAAATAGTTTCCAAAATTGTTTTATTTGCAACTAAAATAGTGAAAATAATGTTGTCGATACAAATTTGTTTATTCTTCACAAATTTACTTGAACTTACAACTCGTTATTATTTAAACACAATCATTTAATAACATAAAATTCTAAGATATTATCACTTCGAATGATTTTCGATTTTTTGAGAAAATTGTATCGAAAAGTTTTTTAACAACAAAAATGAGAAAAGTCTCTTTTGGAGATTTAAATGCTATTATTTCCTCCTAACCTTCTTATTTCCTTCCAAAGGTAAAACCTCTTTTAATTTCTCTACAATATTATAAGTAGCAGGACAAATGGCTGTATTTGCAATCGTTAAATCTGTTATTCCAATAAACTTTTTACGATTTGTATGCGGATATTCAGCACATGCTTTGGGTCTTACTTTGTAGATAAAACACGTATTATCAGATTCATCAAAAAATGAACAAGGAGCCGTTTTTAGCACCATAAAATCGTCTTCATCTCTCTCTAAATACTGCTCTTGAAAAACGGCAACTTTTATCTTTAAATACTTTGCAATTCTTTCTACATCTGTATCTGTAAAAATCGGACTTGTAGTTTTACAGCAATTTCCACACGTTAAACAGTCAGTTTTTTCAAACTCTTTATCGTGCAATTCTTGCATTAAATAATCCAATCTTTTTGGCGTTCGTTTCTTTAATCTCGTAAAATATTTTTCGCTTTCTTTCTTTACTTCTTGTGCTAATTTTGGGAGTTCTTGTAAACGTTTTTCCATAATGCAAAAATACAATTTAATGATGACACTATTTTGTTTTTTGTGATGTTTAAGTAAATCAAATTAACACTTTAATACGGTTTTTTTTGGCCACGAACTCACGAATTTTATTTTTTAATCTTGAATCTGTAATGGTTTAGTAAATATATAAAATCTACAAAATAACCCAATTAATGCAAATACAGTTAACATATTGACCTAATTAATGTAAATACAGTCAATAAACTAACTCAATTAATGTAAATTTAGTCAGTTTAATTAAAATTTTATATATTTATAATATGAAAACAGAGATAGAAAGAGCTGTTATTAATGTAGTTCATAAAAAAGCGCAACCAAATAAAGTAATTTTATTGGTAGGCGCAAGACGTGTTGGAAAAACACGGTTTATAAAAAAATACATTCATAATTTTCCTCCTGCTAAAATTTTAAAATTAAATGGAGAAGATATAGACGATGCAGAATTATTAGCAAGAAGAAGTGTTGCAAATTATAAACGTTTATTAAAAGGTATCGATTTATTAGCTATTGATGAAGCGCAACATATACCTAATATTGGTTTAATTTTAAAGTTAATTATAGATGAAATTGACGGCATAAAAATAATTGTTACAGGAAGTTCTATGTTCGATTTAAACAACCAATTAGGTGAACCTTTAGTGGGGAGAAAATATACAATTTATATGTATCCATTAAGTCAGATTGAATTTTCTAAATACGAAAACTATAAAATAACTTCAGAAAAATTAGAAGAAAGATTGTTGTTTGGTGGGTATCCAGAATTGGTATATTTAGATAGTTGGGAAGACAAACAAGACTATTTACAAGAAATTATAAATGATTATTTATTAAAAGATATTCTAATTTTTCAGAATATAAAAAAGGCAGATAAAATTTATAATTTACTAAGATTATTGGCCTTTCAAGTTGGAAATGAAGTTTCATTAAACGAATTAGGAAATCAGCTTCAAATTTCTAAAAACACCGTTGAAAATTATTTAGATTTATTAACCAAAGTATTTGTGGTTTTTAAAGTTGAAGGATACAGTAAAAACCTACGCAAAGAAGTTACAAAATCCAGCAAATGGTATTTTTATGATGTGGGCATTCGAAATGCGATTATAAAAAATTTTAATATTCTACAAAACAGAAATGATGTAGGGCAATTGTGGGAAAACTACCTAATTGTAGAACGTATGAAGAAGCAAGAATATAAAAAAATGCTTCGTAATAATTATTTTTGGAGAACTTACGACCAACAAGAATTAGATTGGTTAGAAGAGAAAGCCGAAAAACTAAATGCTTTTGAGTTTAAATGGAACAGTACTAAAAAAGTAAAAATCCCTACAGCATTTGGGAAAGCGTATGAAAATGCAGATTTTGAATTGATAAATAACGAAAATTACTTGGATTTTATTACTTAAAAAAATTGCCACGAATTCACGAATTTAATCTTAGTAGTTGATGTTAAA from the Polaribacter cellanae genome contains:
- a CDS encoding ATP-binding protein; the protein is MKTEIERAVINVVHKKAQPNKVILLVGARRVGKTRFIKKYIHNFPPAKILKLNGEDIDDAELLARRSVANYKRLLKGIDLLAIDEAQHIPNIGLILKLIIDEIDGIKIIVTGSSMFDLNNQLGEPLVGRKYTIYMYPLSQIEFSKYENYKITSEKLEERLLFGGYPELVYLDSWEDKQDYLQEIINDYLLKDILIFQNIKKADKIYNLLRLLAFQVGNEVSLNELGNQLQISKNTVENYLDLLTKVFVVFKVEGYSKNLRKEVTKSSKWYFYDVGIRNAIIKNFNILQNRNDVGQLWENYLIVERMKKQEYKKMLRNNYFWRTYDQQELDWLEEKAEKLNAFEFKWNSTKKVKIPTAFGKAYENADFELINNENYLDFIT
- a CDS encoding YkgJ family cysteine cluster protein codes for the protein MEKRLQELPKLAQEVKKESEKYFTRLKKRTPKRLDYLMQELHDKEFEKTDCLTCGNCCKTTSPIFTDTDVERIAKYLKIKVAVFQEQYLERDEDDFMVLKTAPCSFFDESDNTCFIYKVRPKACAEYPHTNRKKFIGITDLTIANTAICPATYNIVEKLKEVLPLEGNKKVRRK